Proteins co-encoded in one Erinaceus europaeus chromosome X, mEriEur2.1, whole genome shotgun sequence genomic window:
- the LOC132535934 gene encoding acrosomal protein KIAA1210-like, which produces MLPNHAFQPQVSSRGKRPVSPGSKNTSAEWGVSVESPPPRLLSRRPMRPKMDQQCPSRSRIATRRGATCTRLLPPMSDSQSPRKFKTRKKIPEAPENSGSDDSDPVESLLRSSTFSSMRSRHMDTKSSISGDKSTSKDLMALSQHPKPWTSPRRQRKVSFLDAAGLGASLARKPLLSRVPLHSSTTTKTQNVLLCHDGAPTESLPPPSSPLCMGACVDLQTTEDTAVEEGVYERLLSFKGLPQHLMKTTFKPLNKTLSSLAASVEQRATRHTSPKHSFQPPMGPWIQSQGSREPEKIPNKKGRSLEPLTTRHFFQPWVSSVLEKQVALGGPNNPAPGWGSSIQPHPPRLPAQNLSPPWLRKQKVLSSKNTCDDWRRPVKLMTSSRSFQSWLTPKFDQQIFSGFESVAAKKNNSVEKVAPISTSQALVGKLGAQMLQSSSPESQTPNYDDEDEIEYEEEDDYEEEAEEEEEEEEEEEEEEEEEEEEEEEEEEEEEDVDEVEEEEEEEALEEVEEEEEEEAAEEEQGVSQEALPTRHFPRVIRGPKSGFQSLGGEDYEKPVLHRQSEELLLRSEAEPPPSLSSVIGEGESESLQPSIKPSQSFLKCMADKVLAESPMVMGGGHLDPLSPNSDSKSLLNPRVESKAFGTWENVSMEEGFTLKYPLKSLKKVEHLRDHHLSQSESTPTKWSTSKEQLPPRSLDWMWGKADPQHEVCPLYFESSQGLWDQPTAQPPARQLFQTEPGTNFQALNFFLGSLTLRRKTNTAKERQDFTEHGYHRLPYPSPVGDLYTTEVTYPESHLHGWAQLKVPPITSKTRKYSCTSEHLFKNILDPGTKPANLTTTPVCQAFSSEAPSSKEEILQSGSQNEEHHSSSSTCKTEVQNLFGIRLRKVPFTPKHKEENKEELAKPSSLSSGPIISSLVRDHSMRKSISQGFLGVLENQTTTCNSTEIPQSRPKSETADKIPPSKFPAKPAHKADQTTSKPSALATTKQRQKSPLSPLPMREPRLRKKHTSKTETKDYGGGIPQYIKPRKNPTSKTKKKEKTVYLKPLKPIKTDIIPIGFADKQLQLPSKEKETRLSEMLPTTDRESSDDVEQDESIWISLAKKNAKAWSQKNEKMQ; this is translated from the exons ATGCTTCCTAACCATGCTTTTCAACCACAGGTGAGCTCCAGAGGCAAGCGGCCAGTTTCCCCAGGGTCCAAGAATACATCTGCAGAATGGGGTGTTTCTGTAGAGTCACCCCCTCCCAGACTGCTTTCCAGGCGCCCTATGAGGCCTAAGATGGACCAGCAATGCCCCTCCAGGTCCAGAATAGCGACTCGTAGAGGTGCCACTTGCACCAGATTACTTCCACCCATGTCTGACTCTCAATCTCCAAGGAAATTCAAAACCAGAAAGAAGATTCCTGAAGCCCCAGAGAACTCTGGCTCTGATGACAGTGATCCTGTGGAATCTCTTCTCAGGTCATCTACTTTCAGCTCGATGAGATCCAGACACATGGACACCAAGAGTTCCATCAGTGGTGACAAGAGCACTTCTAAGGATCTGATGGCTCTTAGCCAACACCCCAAACCTTGGACAAGCCCAAGACGGCAGAGAAAGGTTTCTTTCCTAGATGCTGCAGGGTTAGGAGCAAGCTTGGCCAGGAAGCCTCTACTGAGTAGAGTCCCCTTGCATTCCTCAACCACCACTAAAACGCAGAATGTGTTATTGTGTCATGATGGGGCCCCTACTGAGAGTCTGCCCCCTCCAAGTTCTCCACTCTGCATGGGGGCATGTGTGGATCTGCAAACCACAGAGGACACTGCAGTGGAGGAGGGTGTGTATGAGAGGTTGTTATCTTTCAAAGGTCTACCACAGCACCTGATGAAAACAACATTTAAACCACTGAATAAAACCCTCAGTTCCCTGGCTGCTTCTGTAGAGCAGAGGGCAACCAGGCACACATCTCCCAAACACTCCTTCCAACCCCCGATGGGGCCCTGGATCCAGTCACAAGGCTCCAGAGAGCCTGAAAAGATTCCAAATAAGAAAGGCAGATCTCTGGAACCACTAACTACCAGGCATTTTTTCCAACCGTGGGTGAGCTCAGTATTGGAGAAGCAAGTAGCTCTTGGGGGCCCCAACAATCCTGCCCCTGGCTGGGGCAGCTCCATCCAGCCCCATCCTCCCAGGCTACCTGCTCAAAACTTGAGCCCACCCTGGTTGAGGAAGCAAAAGGTTTTAAGCTCCAAGAACACCTGTGATGACTGGCGCCGGCCAGTGAAGCTGATGACATCCAGTCGGTCCTTCCAGTCCTGGCTGACCCCCAAGTTTGACCAACAGATTTTCTCAGGTTTTGAGAGTGTGGCAGCCAAGAAAAACAACTCAGTGGAGAAGGTAGCTCCCATATCAACTTCACAGGCCCTAGTGGGTAAACTAGGTGCCCAGATGCTCCAATCTAGCAGTCCCGAGAGCCAGACCCCAAATTATGATGATGAAGATGAGATAGAGTATGAGGAGGAGGATGACTATGAGgaggaagcagaagaagaagaagaagaagaagaagaagaagaagaagaagaagaagaagaggaagaagaagaagaagaagaagaagaagaggaagaagatgtgGATGAggtcgaggaggaggaggaagaggaagcattggaggaagtggaggaagaggaggaggaagaggcggcAGAGGAGGAGCAAGGTGTTTCTCAAGAGGCACTGCCTACCAGACACTTTCCCCGGGTCATCAGAGGCCCCAAGTCAGGATTCCAGAGCCTCGGTGGGGAGGACTATGAGAAGCCTGTGCTCCACAGACAATCTGAGGAGCTCCTGCTCAGGAGTGAGGCTGAGCCGCCACCCTCGCTCAGCTCAGTCATAGGCGAAGGTGAGTCAGAATCCCTGCAGCCTTCCATAAAAccttctcaaagttttttaaaatgtatggcAGATAAAGTCCTTGCTGAAAGCCCCATGGTGATGGGGGGAGGTCACTTAGATCCTCTGTCTCCAAATTCAGATTCCAAATCCTTGCTGAATCCCAGAGTGGAGAGCAAAGCTTTTGGGACATGGGAAAATGTTAGCATGGAGGAAGGCTTCACACTAAAATATCCCTTAAAGTCCTTGAAGAAAGTTGAACATCTGCGAGACCACCACTTGTCACAATCGGAGAGTACTCCCACAAAATGGAGCACTTCCAAGGAGCAGCTGCCTCCCAGGTCCCTTGACTGGATGTGGGGGAAGGCTGATCCCCAGCACGAAGTCTGCCCCTTGTATTTCGAAAGCTCCCAGGGCCTGTGGGACCAGCCTACAGCACAACCACCTGCCAGGCAGCTTTTCCAAACTGAGCCTGGAACAAATTTCCAGGCTCTGAATTTCTTCCTAGGCTCCCTGACTCTCCgcagaaagacaaacactgcCAAGGAGCGTCAGGATTTCACTGAGCATGGATATCATCGACTACCTTATCCAAGTCCTGTAGGTGACTTATATACCACTGAGGTGACCTATCCTGAAAGTCACCTCCACGGCTGGGCTCAACTTAAAGTGCCACCGATCACCTCAAAGACTAGAAAATACAGTTGCACTTCTGAACATCTCTTTAAGAACATCCTAGATCCTGGCACTAAGCCTGCAAATCTTACCACTACTCCAGTCTGCCAGGCCTTCAGTTCTGAGGCCCCTTCCTCCAAAGAAGAAATCCTTCAGAGTGGGAGTCAAAATGAGGAGCACCATTCCAGTTCTTCCACCTGCAAGACTGAGGTCCAAAACCTATTTGGTATCCGCCTACGCAAAGTCCCATTCACACCCAAGCATAAGGAAGAAAATAAGGAGGAATTGGCCAAACCTTCCTCACTATCTTCAGGCCCCATTATATCTTCCCTGGTGAGAGATCACTCCATGCGAAAGAGTATCTCCCAGGGTTTCCTGGGTGTCCTTGAGAATCAGACCACCACATGCAATTCAACGGAAATACCACAGAGCAGACCAAAATCGGAGACAGCAGATAAGATACCACCTAGCAAGTTCCCAG CTAAGCCTGCTCACAAGGCAGATCAAACCACCTCAAAACCATCTGCGTTGGCCACGACAAAACAGAGGCAGAAGAGTCCACTGTCCCCACTTCCTATGAGAGAGCCACGACTCAGGAAGAAACACACATCTAAAACTGAAACTAAGGATTATGGG GGAGGTATTCCTCAGTACATCAAACCAAGAAAGAATCCCACTtcaaaaactaagaaaaaggagaagacagTATATCTGAAGCCACTCAAACCTATCAAAactg